The Streptomyces achromogenes genome window below encodes:
- a CDS encoding MFS transporter, which produces MTTSQLIQKQKPGAARRAGHPGIALTVIAACQLMVVLDATIVNIALPHIQDALKFSTTDLTWVVSAYTLTFGGLLLLGARAGDILGRRRAFMAGILIFTFASLLGGLAQEPWQLLAARALQGVGGAIASPTSLALITTTFPEGPERNRAFGVFAAVSAGGGAIGLLAGGMLTEWLDWRWVLFVNVPIGVLIAVVAPLYINESERHPGRFDIAGALTSTAGMASLVYAFIRAAEEGWRDRLTLGAFAAAAILLLGFVFTERRAKEPITPLKMFADRNRSGTYVIMLSLAAAMFGMFFYIVLFVQNILGYSPIKAGLAFLPVTVAIATGAGLSQRFLPVLGPKPFMLAGSALVAIGLTWQAFITPDSSYAGGILGPILVFAFGMGLNFVTVTVTAVSGVAPHEAGAASGLLNATQQVGGSLGLSILTTVFGSASKDEAEKQLPRFLADGTAEQKAQFAKTHQLPAPWGHDVLAHGISTAFIPAAAMAVLALMTAWFVIRVRRSDLEALSGTAGPAVG; this is translated from the coding sequence ATGACGACCTCTCAGTTGATCCAGAAGCAGAAACCAGGTGCGGCCCGCCGGGCGGGACACCCCGGCATCGCGCTCACCGTCATCGCGGCCTGCCAGCTCATGGTGGTCCTCGACGCGACGATTGTGAACATCGCACTCCCGCACATTCAAGACGCGCTCAAGTTCAGCACCACCGACCTCACCTGGGTGGTCAGCGCCTACACGCTCACCTTCGGCGGGCTGCTGCTGCTCGGCGCCCGAGCGGGCGACATCCTCGGCCGACGCCGGGCCTTCATGGCCGGCATCCTGATCTTCACCTTCGCCTCGCTCCTGGGCGGACTGGCCCAGGAGCCCTGGCAGTTGCTGGCCGCACGGGCCCTGCAGGGCGTCGGCGGCGCCATCGCGTCGCCCACCTCGCTCGCGCTCATCACCACGACGTTCCCCGAGGGCCCCGAGCGCAACCGGGCCTTCGGCGTCTTCGCGGCGGTCTCCGCGGGCGGCGGCGCCATCGGGCTGCTCGCGGGCGGCATGCTCACCGAGTGGCTCGACTGGCGCTGGGTACTGTTCGTGAACGTGCCCATCGGGGTGCTCATCGCCGTCGTCGCACCGCTGTACATCAACGAGTCCGAGCGGCATCCCGGTCGCTTCGACATCGCGGGCGCGCTGACGTCGACGGCGGGCATGGCCTCCCTGGTCTACGCCTTCATCCGCGCGGCCGAGGAAGGCTGGCGGGACCGCCTGACCCTCGGCGCGTTCGCGGCGGCGGCGATCCTGCTGCTCGGCTTCGTGTTCACCGAGAGGCGCGCCAAGGAGCCGATCACCCCGCTGAAGATGTTCGCCGACCGCAACCGCTCCGGCACCTACGTGATCATGCTGAGCCTCGCGGCCGCCATGTTCGGCATGTTCTTCTACATCGTGCTCTTCGTGCAGAACATATTGGGGTACAGCCCGATCAAGGCCGGTCTCGCCTTCCTGCCCGTCACGGTCGCCATCGCGACGGGCGCGGGCCTGTCGCAGCGCTTCCTGCCGGTGCTCGGCCCCAAGCCGTTCATGCTCGCCGGTTCCGCGCTGGTGGCGATCGGACTCACGTGGCAGGCGTTCATCACGCCGGACAGCTCCTACGCCGGAGGGATACTCGGACCCATCCTGGTCTTCGCCTTCGGCATGGGGCTCAACTTCGTGACGGTCACCGTCACGGCGGTCTCCGGCGTCGCCCCGCACGAGGCGGGCGCGGCCTCCGGGCTGCTCAACGCCACGCAACAGGTGGGCGGCTCGCTGGGGTTGTCCATCCTGACGACCGTCTTCGGGTCCGCGAGCAAGGACGAGGCGGAGAAGCAGCTGCCCCGGTTCCTCGCCGACGGCACCGCGGAGCAGAAGGCGCAGTTCGCCAAGACGCACCAGCTGCCCGCCCCCTGGGGACACGACGTGCTCGCCCACGGCATCTCGACGGCGTTCATACCCGCCGCCGCCATGGCCGTGCTCGCTCTGATGACGGCCTGGTTCGTGATCCGGGTCCGCAGGAGCGACCTGGAAGCGCTGTCCGGTACGGCGGGCCCCGCGGTGGGGTGA
- a CDS encoding DUF4192 domain-containing protein: MGTPENSDITGRSDLGPDAPDREGRRRDGRDGKGHDREGHGREGRGLKGRGREEGGREEGGREGWDAAVHQVTLRTPEELADALPYLLGYRPEDSIVLVALHDEGGRGRFGGRARLGIPPNPEDWPAVADQLARGLVTGGERRGARPAQMVAYLCQEPANGETGRRTMERLQPLAQQLRVACGRLDVPVIEALCICDGRFWSYCCAGKGCCPAEGAPMGLPGTSVIAAAATYAGIQVRGTLRELRSRLQPLETVAALEQEIALDTAGLALVPRILDESSRTSVADETLGLARQVMRRLTEAPLVPATREADCRDDGLLGPDEAAALILGLQDRVTRDRAAEWMEGDEAAPALRLWRALARRCVGPYGEHAAAPLTLAGWVAWSSGDELEAREALAMALGADPGYLFARLLHQACNEGLDPESVRRCLRAERTGRARPAALGAGEEPYREEAQTETVQTPTGVQTPEAVAEPTGVAVQTPERREEPESGEEPEMGEEPESGEEPEAGDETESGDEPEGLLPGPEPARGAPAARTPRPHPQKPHPTRPAAAGGARSRLRPAGKASARCRGARPEGARSDG, translated from the coding sequence ATGGGAACCCCCGAGAACAGTGACATTACGGGCCGGTCCGACCTCGGGCCGGACGCGCCCGACCGGGAGGGACGTCGTCGGGACGGGCGAGACGGGAAAGGACATGACCGGGAGGGACACGGTCGGGAAGGACGTGGTCTCAAAGGGCGTGGCCGGGAGGAGGGAGGCCGGGAGGAGGGAGGCCGGGAAGGGTGGGATGCCGCCGTTCACCAGGTCACCCTGCGCACCCCGGAGGAACTGGCCGACGCCCTGCCCTACTTGCTCGGCTACCGCCCCGAGGACAGCATCGTCCTGGTAGCCCTGCACGATGAGGGCGGGCGGGGCCGGTTCGGCGGCCGGGCCCGGCTCGGCATCCCCCCGAACCCCGAGGACTGGCCGGCCGTCGCCGACCAGTTGGCGCGAGGACTCGTGACGGGCGGTGAGCGCAGGGGCGCCCGTCCCGCGCAGATGGTCGCCTACCTCTGCCAGGAACCGGCGAACGGCGAGACGGGCCGTCGGACCATGGAACGGCTGCAGCCACTGGCCCAGCAGCTGAGGGTGGCGTGCGGGCGCCTCGACGTCCCGGTGATCGAGGCGCTCTGCATCTGCGACGGCCGCTTCTGGTCGTACTGCTGCGCGGGCAAGGGGTGCTGCCCGGCCGAGGGCGCCCCGATGGGACTGCCCGGGACTTCCGTAATCGCCGCGGCCGCGACCTACGCGGGCATCCAGGTCCGGGGAACCCTGCGCGAACTGCGCTCTCGGCTGCAGCCGTTGGAGACCGTCGCCGCCTTGGAGCAGGAGATCGCCCTGGACACCGCGGGCCTGGCGCTCGTCCCGCGGATCCTCGACGAGTCGAGCCGCACGTCGGTGGCCGACGAGACGCTGGGGCTGGCTCGACAAGTCATGCGGCGTCTCACCGAGGCGCCGCTGGTGCCGGCCACCCGGGAGGCCGACTGCCGGGACGACGGACTGCTCGGACCGGACGAAGCCGCCGCGCTGATCCTCGGCCTGCAGGACCGGGTGACGCGCGACCGGGCGGCGGAATGGATGGAGGGTGACGAGGCCGCCCCGGCGTTGCGTCTGTGGCGGGCGTTGGCCCGCCGCTGCGTGGGACCGTACGGCGAACACGCGGCGGCGCCGCTCACCCTGGCCGGCTGGGTGGCCTGGTCCAGCGGCGACGAGCTCGAGGCGAGGGAGGCCCTCGCGATGGCCCTGGGCGCCGACCCCGGGTATCTCTTCGCCCGTCTTCTGCACCAGGCCTGCAACGAGGGCCTCGACCCCGAGTCGGTACGACGCTGCCTCCGAGCCGAACGCACGGGACGCGCGCGCCCCGCGGCCCTCGGGGCAGGGGAGGAGCCGTACCGCGAGGAAGCGCAAACGGAGACGGTGCAGACGCCGACCGGGGTGCAGACACCGGAGGCGGTGGCCGAGCCGACAGGGGTTGCGGTGCAGACGCCGGAAAGGAGGGAGGAGCCGGAGTCGGGGGAGGAACCGGAAATGGGGGAGGAGCCGGAGTCGGGGGAGGAGCCCGAAGCGGGGGACGAGACGGAATCGGGGGACGAGCCCGAAGGCCTCCTCCCCGGACCGGAACCGGCACGCGGCGCTCCGGCGGCGCGAACCCCCCGCCCGCACCCGCAGAAGCCGCATCCCACCCGTCCCGCTGCGGCCGGCGGGGCCAGGTCCCGCCTCCGCCCCGCCGGCAAGGCCTCCGCACGGTGTCGTGGCGCCCGCCCCGAAGGGGCGCGATCCGACGGCTGA
- a CDS encoding ribonuclease HII, with translation MPYEPPTHTVERSLRATTGAKIIAGVDEVGRGAWAGPVTVCAAVTGLRRPPAGLTDSKLLTLRRRTALSAVLLDWVTSYALGHASPEEIDDLGMTAALRLAAVRALDALPVRPDAVILDGKHDYLGAPWQVRTVIKGDQSCVAVAAASVIAKVQRDKMMAELGIDHADFGFADNAGYPSPVHKAALEERGPTPYHRLSWAYLDALPQWRHLKKARSWANGSAPEIEGQLGFDF, from the coding sequence ATGCCGTACGAACCACCTACCCACACCGTCGAGCGCTCCCTTCGCGCCACGACCGGAGCGAAGATCATTGCCGGTGTCGACGAGGTGGGCCGCGGTGCGTGGGCCGGACCCGTCACCGTGTGCGCGGCGGTCACCGGTCTACGTCGACCGCCCGCAGGCCTCACCGACTCCAAACTGCTCACCCTCAGGCGACGTACCGCGCTCTCCGCGGTGCTGCTCGACTGGGTGACGTCGTACGCCCTCGGGCACGCCTCCCCCGAGGAGATCGACGACCTCGGGATGACCGCCGCGCTGCGGCTCGCCGCCGTGCGCGCGCTGGACGCTCTCCCGGTCCGGCCGGACGCGGTGATCCTCGACGGGAAGCACGACTACCTCGGCGCTCCGTGGCAGGTCCGCACGGTGATCAAGGGCGACCAGTCGTGTGTGGCGGTTGCGGCGGCCTCGGTGATCGCCAAGGTCCAGCGCGACAAAATGATGGCCGAACTGGGCATCGACCATGCAGACTTCGGCTTTGCGGACAACGCCGGCTATCCGTCGCCCGTGCACAAGGCCGCACTGGAGGAGCGGGGCCCCACCCCGTACCACCGGTTGTCGTGGGCGTATCTTGATGCGCTGCCCCAGTGGCGGCACCTCAAGAAGGCCCGCAGCTGGGCGAACGGAAGCGCTCCGGAGATCGAAGGCCAGCTCGGCTTCGACTTCTGA
- a CDS encoding nitroreductase/quinone reductase family protein has translation MSEERAATRQEQAERRDEQAAEVRRERTGNGAGFDVHDFQRRVIAEFRANEGKLSGMFEGWTLTVLTTVGARTGLRRESILGYLEFDGKGVVVASANGAAKHPGWYHNILRNPIVTVETGTDTYQAIAAVPQGRERDALFGRVIEEAPGYADHQARTVREIPVVVLHRIGPVPGAERVKGMGDWIAEVHDWLRGELKSLREQADRLVEGSAEKIERTAPDLGRQMRAHCLDFCGALTKHHGGEDMAVFPALAKQFPALAPALAQLGAEHQAVARAQQAIRELVDGFVPGESDPTRLREELERLADLLERHFTYEEETIVTALNATVPAPPVG, from the coding sequence ATGAGCGAGGAACGGGCCGCGACGCGGCAGGAGCAGGCCGAGAGGCGAGATGAGCAGGCGGCCGAGGTCCGGCGGGAGCGGACGGGGAACGGTGCGGGCTTCGACGTCCATGACTTCCAGCGCCGAGTCATCGCCGAATTTCGCGCCAACGAGGGCAAGCTGAGCGGCATGTTCGAAGGCTGGACCCTGACCGTGTTGACGACTGTCGGGGCCAGGACCGGCCTGCGCCGCGAAAGCATCTTGGGATATCTCGAATTTGACGGGAAAGGCGTCGTGGTCGCCTCCGCGAATGGCGCCGCCAAGCATCCTGGCTGGTATCACAACATTCTCAGGAATCCGATCGTGACGGTGGAGACCGGCACCGACACCTATCAGGCGATCGCGGCCGTTCCACAGGGCCGGGAACGCGACGCGCTTTTCGGCCGCGTGATCGAGGAGGCGCCGGGCTACGCCGACCACCAGGCTCGCACGGTACGGGAGATCCCGGTGGTCGTGCTGCACCGGATCGGCCCGGTGCCCGGGGCGGAACGGGTCAAGGGAATGGGCGACTGGATCGCCGAGGTGCACGACTGGCTGCGGGGCGAGCTGAAGTCCCTTCGCGAACAGGCCGATCGGCTGGTCGAGGGCAGCGCCGAGAAAATCGAGCGGACCGCGCCTGACCTCGGCCGGCAGATGCGCGCCCACTGTCTGGATTTCTGCGGCGCGCTGACAAAGCATCACGGCGGCGAGGACATGGCCGTGTTCCCGGCGCTCGCGAAACAGTTTCCTGCCCTGGCTCCGGCTCTGGCCCAGCTCGGGGCCGAGCATCAGGCGGTGGCGCGAGCCCAGCAGGCCATCCGGGAACTCGTGGACGGCTTCGTCCCCGGAGAGTCCGACCCGACGCGGCTGCGGGAAGAGCTCGAGCGGCTGGCTGACCTCCTCGAACGCCACTTCACCTACGAGGAGGAGACGATCGTCACCGCGCTCAACGCGACGGTGCCGGCTCCGCCCGTCGGCTGA
- a CDS encoding RecQ family ATP-dependent DNA helicase, translating into MDDLELRTEADAILAELVGAPGGAARLREDQWQAVAALVRERRRALVVQRTGWGKSAVYFVATALLRRRGSGPTVIVSPLLALMRNQVEAAARAGIRARTINSANPEEWDTVYDEVERGATDVLLVSPERLNSVDFRDQVLPKLASTTGLLVVDEAHCISDWGHDFRPDYRRLRAMLAELAPGVPVLATTATANARVTADVAEQLGTGGGEALVLRGPLDRESLRLGVVRLPDAAHRLAWLAEHLDELPGSGIVYALTVAAAEEATAFLRQRGFEVASYTGRTENADRLQAEADLQENRVKALVATSALGMGFDKPDLGFVIHLGSPSSPIAYYQQVGRAGRGVAHADVLLLPGKEDEAIWRYFADTAFPPEPQVRQTLAALAEAGRPLSVPALETAVDLRRSRLETMLKVLDVDGAVKRVKGGWTSTGAAWVYDAERYAWVARQRAAEQQAMRDYVSTSGCRMEFLRRQLDDEGAKPCGRCDNCAGPWADPTVSPETLTGATRELDRPGVEVEPRRMWPTGLPALGVELKGRIPAKEQCGAGRALGRLSDIGWGNRLRPLLAENAPDQPVPDDVLKAAVAVLADWARSAEGWATNGPDASARPVGVVAVPSLSRPRLVGSLAEGIATVGRLPFLGALTYTGPGGAHAARRSNSAQRVRALAGAFAVSEELSEALAASAGPVLLVDDFTDSGWTLAVAARLLRRAGGGEVLPLVLATAG; encoded by the coding sequence ATGGACGATCTGGAGCTGCGCACCGAAGCCGACGCCATCCTCGCCGAGCTCGTCGGCGCCCCCGGGGGCGCGGCACGGTTGCGGGAGGACCAGTGGCAGGCGGTGGCGGCCCTGGTGCGGGAGCGGCGGCGGGCCCTGGTGGTGCAGCGCACCGGATGGGGCAAGTCGGCGGTGTACTTCGTCGCCACCGCCCTGCTGCGCCGGCGCGGCTCGGGTCCGACGGTGATCGTCTCGCCGCTGCTGGCGCTGATGCGCAATCAGGTGGAGGCGGCGGCGCGCGCCGGGATCCGGGCGCGCACCATCAACTCGGCCAACCCGGAGGAGTGGGACACCGTCTATGACGAGGTCGAGCGCGGCGCGACCGACGTCCTCCTGGTCAGCCCCGAACGCCTCAACTCCGTCGACTTCCGCGACCAGGTGCTGCCCAAGCTCGCGTCGACGACCGGTCTCCTGGTGGTCGACGAGGCGCACTGCATCTCCGACTGGGGACATGACTTCCGGCCCGACTACCGCCGGTTGCGGGCCATGCTCGCCGAACTGGCTCCCGGCGTCCCGGTGCTGGCCACCACCGCGACCGCCAACGCCCGGGTGACGGCCGATGTGGCGGAGCAGTTGGGCACCGGCGGCGGCGAGGCCCTGGTGCTCCGCGGTCCGCTGGACCGGGAGAGCCTGCGGCTGGGCGTGGTCCGGTTGCCGGACGCGGCACACCGCCTGGCCTGGCTCGCCGAGCACCTGGACGAGCTGCCGGGCTCCGGGATCGTCTACGCCCTCACCGTCGCCGCGGCCGAGGAGGCCACCGCCTTCCTGCGGCAGCGCGGCTTCGAGGTCGCGTCCTACACGGGCCGTACGGAGAACGCCGACCGGCTGCAGGCCGAGGCCGATCTGCAGGAGAACCGGGTCAAGGCGCTGGTGGCGACGTCCGCGCTGGGCATGGGATTCGACAAGCCCGACCTGGGCTTCGTGATCCATCTGGGGTCGCCGTCCTCGCCGATCGCCTACTACCAGCAGGTGGGGCGTGCGGGCCGCGGCGTGGCCCATGCCGACGTGCTGCTGTTGCCGGGCAAGGAGGACGAGGCGATCTGGCGCTACTTCGCCGACACGGCGTTCCCGCCCGAGCCGCAGGTCAGGCAGACCCTCGCGGCTCTCGCCGAGGCCGGACGGCCGCTGTCCGTGCCGGCTCTGGAGACGGCGGTGGATCTCCGGCGCAGCCGACTGGAGACCATGCTGAAGGTGCTCGACGTCGACGGCGCCGTCAAGCGGGTCAAGGGCGGCTGGACGTCCACGGGCGCCGCATGGGTGTACGACGCCGAGCGCTATGCGTGGGTGGCACGGCAGCGGGCCGCGGAGCAGCAGGCCATGCGCGACTACGTGAGCACGTCGGGGTGCCGGATGGAGTTCCTGCGCCGGCAGCTGGACGACGAGGGAGCGAAGCCCTGCGGTCGTTGCGACAACTGCGCGGGCCCCTGGGCCGACCCGACGGTCTCCCCGGAGACGCTGACCGGCGCGACGAGGGAGCTGGACCGCCCGGGAGTGGAGGTCGAGCCTCGCCGGATGTGGCCGACGGGGCTGCCCGCGCTGGGCGTCGAGCTGAAGGGCCGTATCCCCGCCAAGGAGCAGTGCGGCGCCGGACGGGCTCTGGGACGCCTCTCGGACATCGGCTGGGGCAACCGGCTGCGTCCGCTGCTGGCAGAGAACGCCCCTGACCAGCCGGTCCCGGACGACGTTCTGAAGGCGGCGGTGGCGGTGCTCGCCGACTGGGCGCGCTCTGCCGAGGGCTGGGCCACGAACGGCCCGGACGCCTCCGCCCGGCCGGTGGGGGTCGTCGCCGTGCCGTCCCTGTCCCGCCCCCGGCTGGTCGGCTCCCTCGCCGAGGGCATCGCCACCGTCGGCCGGCTGCCTTTCCTCGGCGCGCTGACCTACACGGGCCCGGGCGGTGCGCACGCGGCGCGGCGCAGCAACTCCGCGCAGCGGGTCCGGGCGTTGGCGGGCGCGTTCGCCGTCTCCGAGGAGCTGTCCGAGGCCCTGGCGGCATCTGCGGGACCCGTTCTGCTCGTGGACGACTTCACCGACTCCGGCTGGACCCTCGCGGTCGCGGCGCGGCTGCTGCGCCGGGCGGGCGGGGGCGAAGTGCTCCCGCTGGTGCTCGCCACGGCCGGCTGA
- a CDS encoding TetR/AcrR family transcriptional regulator: MVTSRWTAAPAQAASPRRRGAVLERAILDAALDQLGTVGWNGLTMEGVAAGAQTGKAAVYRRWPSKEDLVADALRAGLPTFDDAPDLGSVRADLVALCRTARDAMYSRPGFALRSVIHECDPSQAGRFQALILEGVVQPTVGLLHEVISRGIERGEVRADAANSYVFDVIPAIMMYRSKMCACEWSDRDLDEMIDRLMLPLLRPDAP, translated from the coding sequence ATGGTTACTTCGCGCTGGACGGCCGCCCCCGCTCAGGCGGCCTCCCCCCGCCGGCGCGGCGCCGTGCTCGAACGTGCGATTCTCGATGCCGCACTGGATCAGTTGGGCACGGTCGGCTGGAACGGCCTCACGATGGAGGGCGTCGCGGCCGGCGCCCAGACCGGCAAAGCGGCCGTCTACCGCCGCTGGCCGTCCAAGGAGGACCTCGTCGCCGACGCCCTGCGCGCCGGACTGCCCACATTCGACGATGCTCCGGATCTGGGCAGTGTGCGGGCGGACCTGGTGGCGTTGTGTCGCACCGCGCGGGACGCGATGTACTCCCGCCCGGGTTTCGCCTTGCGCTCGGTCATTCACGAATGCGATCCGTCCCAGGCGGGACGCTTCCAGGCCCTGATCCTCGAGGGCGTGGTGCAGCCCACCGTAGGACTCCTGCACGAGGTGATCAGTCGGGGAATCGAGAGGGGGGAGGTACGGGCCGATGCGGCGAACAGTTATGTCTTCGACGTCATCCCCGCCATCATGATGTACCGCTCCAAGATGTGCGCATGCGAATGGAGCGACCGGGATCTCGACGAGATGATCGACCGGCTCATGCTGCCACTGCTGCGGCCGGACGCGCCCTGA
- a CDS encoding ADP-ribosylglycohydrolase family protein, producing the protein MTADSSPAVRLDRALASLRGLAVGDALGSQFFVPVNFPLLQRREPPPGPWQWTDDTEMACSVVAVLAAHHRIDQDALARSFAEHHDFDRGYGPAVNRLLRLVREGADWRELSAALFNGQGSWGNGAAMRVAPLGAWYADDPEQATHQAEISAYPTHQHREAVVGAMAVAAAAALAAAPGGPPSAEALLDGVVALVPKSAVGAGLRRARDMLDYADAATVAAVLGCGRRTSAHDTVPFAVWSAARALGDYEAAFWTTAQVGGDVDTTCAIVGGILAGGKAGTPPAAWTRQVEELPEWLPASA; encoded by the coding sequence ATGACAGCCGATTCCTCACCCGCAGTCCGCCTCGACCGGGCCCTCGCCAGTCTGCGCGGTCTCGCCGTGGGCGACGCGCTGGGCTCGCAGTTCTTCGTTCCGGTGAATTTCCCTCTGCTCCAGCGCCGTGAGCCGCCGCCCGGACCGTGGCAGTGGACGGACGACACCGAGATGGCGTGCTCCGTCGTCGCCGTCCTCGCGGCCCACCACCGCATCGACCAGGACGCCCTGGCCCGCTCCTTCGCGGAGCACCACGACTTCGACCGCGGGTACGGCCCCGCCGTCAACCGCCTGCTGCGGCTCGTCAGGGAAGGCGCGGACTGGCGTGAGCTGTCGGCCGCCCTGTTCAACGGACAGGGTTCCTGGGGCAACGGCGCCGCGATGCGCGTCGCCCCTCTCGGCGCCTGGTACGCGGACGACCCGGAGCAGGCGACCCACCAGGCCGAGATCTCCGCCTATCCCACGCACCAGCACCGGGAAGCCGTGGTCGGGGCCATGGCCGTCGCCGCGGCCGCCGCGCTGGCCGCCGCCCCCGGAGGCCCGCCCAGCGCCGAGGCGCTGCTGGACGGCGTCGTCGCCCTGGTGCCGAAGAGCGCCGTCGGCGCCGGGCTGCGTCGCGCCCGGGACATGCTCGACTACGCCGACGCGGCCACCGTCGCGGCCGTCCTCGGCTGCGGGCGGCGTACGTCGGCCCATGACACCGTCCCGTTCGCGGTCTGGTCGGCCGCCCGCGCCCTCGGCGACTATGAGGCGGCGTTCTGGACGACGGCGCAGGTCGGCGGGGACGTGGACACGACCTGCGCCATCGTGGGCGGCATCCTGGCCGGTGGAAAGGCGGGAACGCCGCCGGCCGCCTGGACGCGGCAGGTCGAGGAACTCCCGGAGTGGCTGCCCGCCTCTGCCTGA